Proteins encoded in a region of the Alicyclobacillus vulcanalis genome:
- the purB gene encoding adenylosuccinate lyase, which yields MIDRYSRPEMANLWTLEERMRWWLEVEILAVEAWAELGVIPKEDARLIRERARFDVKRVLEIEQETRHDVVAFTRAVSESLGPERKWVHYGLTSTDVVDTALMAQLRRPIQIIREDVEQLLATLEALAKKHKYTVMMGRTHGVHAEPTTFGLKCLLWYAELERDLERFDAASERMRYGKISGAVGTYANVDPRVEEYVCSRLGLKPAPISTQTLQRDRHAEFVFTLALLGTTLDKIATEIRALQKSEVREVEEPFYKGQKGSSAMPHKRNPVSCEQISGLSRVLRGYVVPALEDVPLWHERDISHSSVERIVLPDATILIDYMLNRMNRILSDLHVYPDNMRRNMDRTHGLVFSQRVMTALVDKGLSREEAYDTVQPLAMQAWEEARSFKELVLASDRVRAHLTPEEVDALFDPSWHLKHVDTIFQRFGM from the coding sequence GTGATCGACCGGTACAGCCGGCCTGAAATGGCGAACTTGTGGACGCTGGAAGAGAGGATGCGCTGGTGGCTGGAAGTCGAGATTCTGGCGGTGGAGGCTTGGGCCGAGCTGGGCGTCATTCCGAAGGAGGACGCGCGGCTCATCCGGGAACGCGCTCGCTTTGATGTGAAGCGCGTGCTGGAGATTGAACAGGAGACGCGCCACGACGTGGTGGCGTTCACTCGGGCGGTCTCGGAATCGCTGGGGCCGGAGCGCAAGTGGGTGCATTATGGGCTCACGTCGACGGACGTGGTCGACACCGCGCTCATGGCGCAGCTGCGCAGGCCCATTCAGATCATCCGCGAGGACGTGGAGCAACTTCTCGCGACGCTGGAGGCGCTGGCGAAAAAGCACAAATACACGGTCATGATGGGGCGCACGCACGGCGTGCATGCGGAGCCGACGACGTTTGGGCTGAAGTGCCTGCTCTGGTACGCGGAGTTGGAGCGAGATCTCGAGCGGTTTGACGCGGCGAGCGAGCGCATGCGCTACGGCAAGATCTCCGGCGCGGTGGGCACGTACGCCAACGTGGATCCGCGGGTGGAGGAGTACGTCTGCTCGCGCCTCGGCCTGAAGCCCGCACCCATCAGCACGCAGACGCTGCAGCGGGATCGGCACGCCGAGTTCGTCTTCACGCTGGCGCTTTTGGGCACGACGCTCGACAAAATCGCGACGGAAATCCGGGCGCTGCAAAAGTCCGAGGTGCGCGAGGTGGAGGAGCCGTTTTACAAGGGCCAAAAGGGGTCCTCTGCCATGCCGCACAAGCGCAACCCGGTCTCTTGCGAGCAGATTTCCGGGCTCTCGCGCGTGTTGCGCGGTTACGTCGTGCCCGCGCTGGAAGACGTGCCGCTCTGGCACGAGCGCGACATCAGTCACTCGTCCGTGGAGCGCATCGTGCTGCCGGACGCGACTATCCTCATCGATTACATGTTGAACCGGATGAACCGCATTTTGTCGGACCTGCACGTCTACCCGGACAACATGCGGCGAAACATGGACCGGACGCACGGGCTCGTCTTTTCGCAGCGCGTCATGACCGCGCTGGTGGACAAAGGGCTGTCGCGCGAGGAGGCGTACGACACCGTCCAGCCGCTCGCCATGCAGGCGTGGGAGGAGGCGAGATCGTTCAAGGAGCTCGTCCTCGCCTCCGATCGCGTCCGGGCTCACCTGACGCCGGAAGAGGTGGACGCCCTGTTCGATCCGTCCTGGCACCTGAAGCACGTCGACACCATCTTCCAGCGATTTGGCATGTGA